The sequence TTTAAGTGGTTGGTTATTGGAAAAAAATATCGTTGCATATAATTCTCCACTAAAATTACAAAAATTTTTATTATTTTATGAATTAATGAGTAAGGTTAATGGAGAAAAAACAGATTTTACTTATTTAAAAGGATATCAAAAAGGACCAGTATTTAGTGTGGTTTGGGGAGATTATACTAAAGATAGAAATCAATTCAATTCATTAGCAAGATCTACATATATGAAAAATAAAAAAAATATAAATGAAAGAATAGCTATTATATGTAATTATTTAGTTTCAATTCTTAATGAAATTGAATTGTCTGAATTAACACATAAACTTAATTTATGGAGTAATAAAGAAAAATTAATTAATTCGGGGCAAAAACAAGTTGAATTAAGTGAATCGGATTTCGATGATAGAGATAAAAAAATGATTGAAACATTAGAAAAAATGTATTCTATAGAAGAAATTGAAAATTCTATAATTTTACCTATAAATGACATTAATTTTGTTATATCTAAAGAACAATACCCAATGTTAACAGAAACGCATTTAGATACATTAATGAAAATTGTAAAAAATGAAGAATTACATAATCCTGTTTATATAGAAATTGATGAGGAAGGAGCATTAGCAATTGATTAAAAATAGTGATGTTTTAAGAATGAAAATTCCTTATCCAAAAATAGATTCAAAATTGGCATATCAAGCACATATGTATATATGTTATAAAAAAGAACTCAACGATTATAAATTTATAAAATGTCAAACCTTAAAGCCATATATGATAGGTGAGAATAATCCAGTTAATAATTTTATAGATGAATTTCCTGATGAAAATAGAAATCCATTTACTAAACACACACGAATTGATTGTGATAAATTATTAACGAGTATAAGAAGAGATATATGTAAGGAGTTATATAATCAATTAGAATTTAAAATAAAAAATATAGATATTTCAATCGTTAAAGTTATTGAAAGAGATTTAATAATATTAAATAAATTCATTAGATTTATTGATGGTGTATAAAAAAAAGAGAGTGTCTCAAAAAGTCTGTAATTTAAAAAATAATAAAAATGCTATCTTTTATGATGAATATATAAATCATAGAAGGTGGTATTTTTTATGACATAAAAGTGATATATCATAAAGGATAGAAAAAGCTTCAATTGAATTCAAAAAAAGAAGAGTTAAATTAAAATATTTTTCTAAAATAGGATATTCAATATTAAAAAGCTATCATTAAGGGTTTATACATCCAGTGAAGTGGTACTATTACCATATACCTACTTCTAAAGAAATTATATCTAAAAAATAATAAAAGGGGGTCTAATATCAGATTGTAAACTACAAGTTATGCTGACCTATATACTACTTTATTAAACAAAATAAGCTCCTTACCAAAGGGTAAAGAGTTTGTTTTACTAGAGTTAATCGCAATACCGTCGGCTTTGATTGGCAGATGGTTTTATGAAAATGTAAATAACGGAATTGTAAAAAATGTAGAACACATCGGAAAAGCGGAAGGTGGAGTAGAAAAAAGCTACGCAGTGCGTGGCGGACTGGAAAAGATATTTAGATAATTTTGGAGGTGCATATCATGGCAGAAGAAAACAGAGAAATTGTAGTGATAGATGAAACTACAATGAAAAGTAAGATTTACTATATAAGAAATCAAAAGGTTATGCTTGATTTTGAACTTGCTGAAATATATGGATATGAAACAAAAACATTTAATCAGCAAGTTAAGAATAACATAGAAAAATTTGATGAAGATTTTAGATTTCAACTTACAAAAGATGAATGGGAATTTTTGAGGTCAAAAATTTTGACCTCAAAATCAGATGAAGGGGCAGGTGGTAGAAGATATATGCCTTATGCCTTTACAGAACAGGGAATCTATATGCTTATGACCGTATTAAAAGGAGAACTTGCTGTTAAGCAAAGTAAGGCTTTAATACGAATGTTTAAGCAGATGAAAGACTTTATAATCGAAAATCAAGATTTTATTAGCTCAAAAGAATTAGTGCAAATAGCAGTACAGACAAATGAAAATACAAAGGATATAGCTGAAATAAAGTCGCGAATGGCTACAAAAGAAGATTTGAAAAAGGTGATGGATAATTTTATAGATCCGGACACTTACAAGCATTTCCTTTTGATGAATGGAGATAAGATTGAAGCGGATGTTGCCTATACTAAAATATATAAGTCTGCAAAGAAAAGCATTTATGTAATAGATAACTATATAGGACTTAAAACATTGGAACTTTTAAGAGCTGCAAAAGATAATGTCGAAGTCATTATATTTAGCTACAATGTCAGAAATAAAGATATGCTTACAAAAAATATCCTAAACGATTTTAGAAGAGATTATCCAAATATTAACTTAAAAATGAAGATAGCAGGAAGAAAGTACCATGATAGATATATTGCTATTGACTATGGAGCAGAAAATGAAGCCTTTTATCTTTGTGGAGCATCATCGAAGGATGCAGGTAATAAAATATCAAGCATTACCAAGATAGAAGAATCTTCTAAAGATATGTATCATACAATGTTTGGTGGAATGTTAAGCAATAAAGATTTGAAAATTTAATATACAGATAACAGATTAGACAGTTATACGAGCTTTAAGCAAGGCGATAGAAGTAAAATTTATCGTCTTTTTTAATTGAAACAAACAGGAGGAAAACTATATGCAAGAAAATAAAAATGAACAGAATACAGGTACAATTTGGTTCGCCCACTTTCTAAATTGGACGGCACGTTCGTTATTTACTTTAAATCCTACTGCAATAATTGTTTGTAGGTTATAGTGTTTTGTATTATATGATTTTCCGTCATTTGCAGTTATTAAGTATTTCTTAATAACTGAATTTTCGTCTAGTTCGTTATCGTCAAATATTTTTTTTAGATGTTGATTTATTGCCGATACACTTACATCATAAAGAGCTGCCATCATCTTTTGAGTTAGCCAAATATTTTCATTTTCATATCTAATTTCAATGGCTTCTTGGTTATTACCGTTAGCTGCAATAAAAGTCAAGTATTCAGCAGCAGATGATCTAATTTGAATTTCTTTTTTATCCTTTTCTTTACTCATAATTTCCTCCAAGTATAAATTTCATTCTACCTTTAAAGACTGGAATGCTAATCAAGAATACATTTTTTTGTTATTGGTAATTGATGATAAGTTTGACCTATAATCTTAAAAGCGGTTTATAAAAGCATTTACTGATTTTTGGTAGCTTTTGATTTATTAAAGCTAGCAATATTCCATAAATTATTACTACTGTAATTGAAAGGAGAATAGCTAATTTGTTATCTAGTTTATCTTTTATGGATATATAAAATTCTAAACCTATAACTATAAAATCAAATAAAAATTCTGTATTTTTACATATAGCGATTCATGCTCATAAAATCACATAATCTTTGTATTTCTTGTTTTCTCTTTTAGCCTCCCAATAGGCACGGGTAATAGCTTCAAAAGCAGCATCTTTATCTTCGTCAGAAATTTCTTTACCTGCAAATAAAGAACTTATACCTTCTGTTAATGCTCTTGCTTTTTCTAATTCTTTTTTGCCACTCATGTTATAAACTCGATTTAAAAACTCGTCACTTTCTTCTAGAAGATAATTGTAATCACAGTCCATAACTTCAGCTATTTTTTTGTAAACCTCGATATCTCTTGGGTATCTTTCTCCGTCTTCATAATGTACAAGAGTTCTTGTACTTATTCCTATCATTTTTGCAAAATCTGTTTGACTTAAATGTTCTTTTTCACGAAAATTCTTTAATCTATCCGCAAAAGCCATAACTTTAACCTCCTGATACAATGCAAACTGAACTTATATTCATATTATAGAACAAACATTCAAGTTTGTAAATACGTTGTATTGGGGTGATTAGATGGGATATCTACCAAGAGCACAGCAAGCGATAGTGAATTTCAATGACGGAACTATTAAGAAATTCTTAATAGTTGCTCTTTATTTTTATCTATTTATTTACTAATAATTACCTCCGAGTATAAAAGCAAAAAAGCAAAGCACGCTTGACAAAAAAAGTAAAGCGAGCTATGCTATATATGTAAAGCGAGCTTGCTATTGGAGGAGAAAAATGAAAAATATAATTTCTCAATTAAGAAAACAACATAAAATAACTCAAGAAGAATTGGCAAATGAAGTTGGAGTAACAAGACAGACCATAACTTCCATTGAAACTGGAAAATATATAGCGTCACTGCCGTTGGCTTTTAAAATTGCTAAGTTTTTTGATATGAGTATCGAAGAAATATTTAGTATAGAGGAGGATGATTAATATGAACAAATTAGAAAAATATAAAAAAGAAATAGGATTTAGAATTAATATTTTATTATTATTATGTATATTAGCCTTACTCGCAGTTGTTATTGGTAATTTTTATTTAAAATATAAATTTCCATTAAAAGAAGATATGACAGATTATGTAGTAGGATTTTTTATTGGAATTGAATTAGCATGTGTATTCTATATGTCAATGTTTATTAAAGCATATAGGAATAGAGATATATTGGAAAAGATGTATATTAAAGAAACAGATGAAAGAGTGATATTAATAAAGATGAAGTCAGGAGAAAATATAATACCTATATTTTCAATGGTTATTGTAATTGTTGCTTTAATTGTAGCGTATGTAAGTTATGAAGCCTTTTTAGCGTTAATGATAGTTGCAATTGTACAAATAATACTTTCTAAATTATTAAAAATATATTGGTCAAAAAAGATTTAAAAAGGTATTAGACGATAGAAATTAAAAATTCTATCGTCTTTTTGCCATACAAGCTTTAGTATAGGACACACTTCTTATTTTTTTTGAAGTTTCATTAAATAATTTCTTAAGTTCTCATCACATGCATAAATGTACAATCCATTAACACCACGAGTCATAAGTATTCTTAATTCGTTTTTAGAAAATTTTTCAGCAAAACTTTGTTTTACATCCTCAGTAATTGTACGTTTTCTTGTCATTTTATCATATGCTTTTTTTGAAGTGTCATACACTATTTTCCCATTTTCATATTTAATTGATGGACCTAATATTACACCAGCATAATTTAAATCAAAACCTTGTATAGTAAATGTAGAACCAACTTCATTTATTGTTTCTTTTTGTTCAGCCCATGCATCATTTTTATTGCTTGATTTATGAGGTATAGCATTGTTCCATGGCATATGCCAGTCACCTATATTTACACAATTATATTTACTAGCTTCTTCTGATACCATAGAAATATCTTTATTCTTAAAATTATAGTCCCAGTCATATGTAGCTATAAGTCTAGACAATTTAGTCTTATCATTATTTGCTTTATTTTTAATAGCTTCATTAAGTTTATCTGGAGTGTCAAAGAATTTTATTTCATAATTACCTAAGTTAGTAGGTAATTCGTTAATTATACCATTTTCAATAAAATTATTTATCCAATCAAGAACTTCTTTTGAACTATTTATTCTTAATTGAGTTTTTAAACGTATTACTGGGAATTCAGACATATTTCTAAATTTATTAATGTCACTATCAGATAAATATTGTTCGGTTGTAAGTATTTGATTTTCATCAAACATAGCAATAGTAACTTTAGCTTTTTTTACAATGTCTTCTAACATATTATTACATTTTTTATTGTTCTTATTATAAAATCGTGTTGATCGAGTTAAAAGAAGATGAGCTTCATCAACAAATACAATATCAACTTCTAAATTACCATAAATGACGAGTTTTTTTTCTAGTAGTTATGCCTTTATTTTTTCTTCATAAATTTCTTTAGATGTCCGCCCTCCAAACATCTTTCTAGGATAATTATTCATATGTTCTGTTATCGCATTTATTTCTTTTACGCTATATTTTGATATTTTTGTAACTTTTGGTATAAATTTCCTTATTATTTTATTTTGTACCTCATTGCTTCCTCTTTCGAACGAGCAATATGGGTGACTATAATACCATGTAACTCCTTTGACTTCCATACCCCCTTATAAAATTCTACACCATTGTCTGATGTTATTGTCTTTAATATCATTTTTCTACTGTATTTTTCACTATTTCCGCTTTACAGCTATCTATTTTACGAATTATTTCTAATCTACTATATCTTTCTGTTAAGACCAATAATGATGTACTTTTGCCTTTTAATGTACCTTTTACAGTATTGATTTTCCAATGACCGTCTTCTGACTGCCTTTATTTTTTTTAAAAAGAAACACGTTGTTACTTATAGACCGTTGACTAATATGCCACATAAATATAGGATATTATTAAAATAACTGGAAAAGGGCGGTGATCTATTTGTTAGAGGAATTTGGGGAAAGAGTAAAAGAATTAAGAAAAAATATAGGCCTTAGTCAAGAAAAATTTGCATTAAAAATTAATATGGATCGAACTTATTTAGCATCAGTTGAAGCGGGTAATAGAAATATTTCGTTAAAGAATATTGAAAAAATTGCAGATGGGTTTGACATGTCTATATCGGAATTATTTAAAGGAGTTGAAAATGAGAGAAGACAAAAAAATTTATAAATTAAATAAAAATGATCAAGTTAGAAATTTAAAAAAAGATGATAAAATATATGTAGATGATGCAAATGATGAAATTAAGATAATTAAACAAAATAAAGCTACTAAAAAAAGCGTTGAAAATAATAAAGAAAAAGAGACATTGGTAGATAATGACTTTGATGAACAAGAAATTGAAAATCTGGACATAGTTGATGATAATGGGTTAAATGTATCTGATAAAACAGAAAATTTAAATGAAATGGAGACAATAGTTAAGGATATAGTCTTTGCTGAATTTTCAAGATTAATCGATACTATAGAGGATGATTTTATTGTTAATTATAATAAGAAAAGGTATAACTTTTTACTATCACAACTTGATGAACTTGTTACTGCCACTATGGTGTTTGTAAGTAGCTTTGAATCAAAAAGTGGTTTTGCAATAGAGAGAGTAGCAGAGAGGGTAGCAAGAGTAAGGTACGGAGAAGAAAATGTACCTTATATTATAAATCCAAGAGGTCTCGAACACAATATTCAAGCGGAAGTCGTGAATGGTCAGATTATTGTGACTGATATAGACTTAGATCACGGGACTTTAAAAGGGGAGATTGCAAAATTTAGAGCTAGTAATGTCGCAAGTGGAAGAGGAAAAAATAGGAAAGAAAGTGGAGTTACTCAAGAGAGTATTAAGGAATTGATACCAATAGGACAAGAGTATAAAATCGATGAGATAAAAATCAAACCTGTAGACTTGGCTTTTTATGATGGTGAGAATTGGAACATTCTAGAGTTAAAAGCTGGAGGAGATTTAGATAGCTCTAATGCACCGTCGAATATAGAAAAATTACTTTCGATTTATACAGGTGTAAATGTAGAAAATGCAAAAGTATATTTTGCAACACTTTATAATAAAGATGGGGAAGGTAATACATGGACAGGAGCTGTAAAAAAACATATGGCTTACCCAGAAATGTTTTTGATAGGAAAAGATTTATGGAATAAAATTTTGCCTAAAGGGATTGTATATGAAAGATTTACAGAACTTTATAAAATTGCTTTAGAGGAAATAGATTTAAATGAAAGAATCAAGTCTATGATAAGGAGTGCTCTGGAATGAGATATGGTAGAATATTTAATGAAGATTGTTTAAATCATATACGTACTTTACCAAATAATTCAATAGATTTAATCTTAACAGACCCTCCATACAATATAGCACAGTATTCAAGAGGAAACATTAAATTACCGAACAGATCAGAGGTTAATAATGATTTAGGTGAATGGGATCATAAGGAAATTAATCCATTCGAATTTGTCGATGAATTCAAAAGAGTTCTTAAACCAGAAGGAAATATTTTTATATTTACTAGCTACAATTTAATTGGTAAATGGCATGAAGCATTTGATAAAGAATTTGATACATTTCAATATTTTATTTGGCACAAAACAAATCCAATGCCAAAAATATATAAAAATGGATTTTTAAATAGTTGTGAGATGATTATTTGTTTGTGGAATAAAGGTCATAAGTGGAACTTTACAAATCAAAAAGAAATGCATAATTTTTTTGAAAGTCCAATATGTATGGGTCAAGAAAGACTTAAAAACCCAAAACATCCTGCTCAAAAACCATTAAGACTGATTAGACATTTAATGACCATTGGGAGTGATGAAGGAGATATTGTTTATGATCCTTTCATGGGAGTAGGAACCACATGTGTCGCAGCAATAGAGACAAAAAGGAAATTTATAGGGGTAGAAATAGATAAAGAGTTTTTTTATGCATCCAAAAAAAGAATTAAGGAACAAATAAAAAAATCAGAATATGCAAATAGAAGCTTATAGAGGTTATGTAAATAATTTTATACAGCAATAGAGTACCTCTTGCTTAATTTACTGTATTTTAAAGCAGGAGGTACTCTATTTAAAAATTCAAAGAACATTATTATAATTAAAAATTTTTAATGATTAAATGAGTTACACTTCTTTCGTTTCTGCTCCTAACATTATAGGTATAATTTTTTTCAAAATATAGAATGTTAAAATCAGATTTATATAAATTATATATAAAGTCTGTGTTTTTAATTATCAAAATAAATTTTGATGGAACTCTTTTTAAATAATTACATAATCTTATCTGGTCATTTAAATCAAAAGATTTACCTTCATAATCAGAAAAGTCAGTATCATACGGAGGATCTAAAAAAATAAAATCATCATTTGTTAGTTTTATTTTATCTAAGAAAATTTCAAAATCTAAATTGTATATTTGAGTATTTTCAAATATATTTTTAGTTTCTACATTAAAAAGCGAAACAATTTTTTTTGTAAATTGTTTTCTATTATAACTCATACCACCGTAAGGTATATTAAACTCACCTTTTTTATTATATCTGAACATTGAACCATAACAGTATTCTCTGATAAAGTAGAAGTTTGCAATTTCAAATTCTTTAGATGTATCTAATCTATTTAGGTTTATATCATTATATATATTCCTAAAATGTAAATAAAATCCACTTGTGAAGCCTGTTATTAAATTTTCTAATAAATCATTATCACTAAATTTTCTTTTTAAATTATTTTGTTTAGTCCTTTTAAATTTATCTAATACACTTGCTAATATTATTTTTGTATATGAGTCTAAATCTAAAACAAGTTCCTTTGATACCTTTGTCTTTGATATAATAAATTTAACAATATCAATTGATTTATTATTATCATCATTTAAATAAGCTTCAAGAATTTTATCGCTATATGAATCGCACGTATTAATAAGAGAAATGAACGAAGTATCGTATTCTAATAATATATTTTTAAATTCTTCATTTTGATTTCTAACAAGTTCATAGAAACAAATCAAAGAAGAAGAAATATCATTGATTTTAGCTTTAGAAGGCATTAATTCAAAAAAAACTGCTCCGCCACCAAAGAAAGGTTCAATGTATCTTGAATATTGTGGAATTAAATCCTTAATTTTATCAAATTCTCTAGATTTGCCGCCTGGCCATTTTATTATTGGTTTCAAAATAAATTTCCTCCTTAATACACAATTATAATATAGCATAAATGTTACTTAAAGTCAACGTGATTAATACTGTACAATAATCGTTAAATTTAGTAAGTAATTTTGTGAAAATTTCAAATATAGTATGGAATATATCTTTAATAATCTATTAGATGATTTAAGATTTAAATTACCTCTCCACTTCTTTTCCATAATAATTTTCATAGTTTTTCCTATACTGAACAAGGTCAGAAAATTGTTCTTTATTTAAAGAATACTCTTGCATAAGGGTGTTCTTTTTTTCTTGAAATTTATAGAGTGTCGTTAATATTTCTTTGGTGTTTGGTAGTTTTTTATAGTTTTCTAAAATTTCTTTAGTGGCTATTTTATAAACATAAAGTTCGCTATAATACTCCTCTACAAATTATTTATCTTCAGGATTTTTCTTGTGGTATTTATATTTTCCATATCTCGAGATAAACTCTTCATTTTAGTTTCAATCTTCTTTATTTTAACTAATAAGTCTTGTCTATCATCAACAGATTTTTTAATTAGATCATCGAGTTGGGTAATGGAATTAATGCCTTGTTCTCTTAACTTAATTATTGAATCAGCCATCGTTTTGATATTATGTTTTCTTGTTCAATCTTCATAACCTTTAGAGGATTGTGGTTTTTCATTAGTAGATATATCAATAACATTACCTACAAGTTTTTAATAGGATTAGCTTTGTTTTTTATAGCTAAATCTATCCTTTCTTTGATTTTTTCCTCAGTATAATCTTCTCCGATAGTCTTTTCTCTAGTAAATCTTTGCTTATCTTTATGACGAAAAGAAATGTGTTTACCAAACTTAATTTCAAAATCAAGAGATTTCATATTTTCTACAAATTCTTCCCACGAGTTAGACTTATTAATCATTCTATCTATATCAAATTGCAGTTTAGATTTCCAGGAATTTTCTTTCTTGTTTTGGTCATATTCGTACCAAGATTTACCGGCAGTTTTATATTTTCTTTTGTAAGCTTAATAATATTCATCGATGACTGAAAGCTTATTTTTTTTAAATAATTCGTCACTTTGATACCTAATTTTGTGGTAAGATTTTTTATTATATTGGTAGCATTTACCAGTCTTGTAATTAACATTATTAAAAATAATATGGTTATGGATATGCCTTCTATCTATATGAGTTGCAAGAACAAATTCATAATCTTTTTTTAAAATTTTCTTGCATAACTCCATTCCAATTTCGTGAGCTTTTATAGAATCATCCTCTCCTGGTAGAAAAGATTGGATTAAATGTCTAGCTAAAACTGAACCTTTAGTATCATTATCTTCTCGTGTTTTCATAAATTGAATGCGTGAAGTAGATGGATGACATTTAAATGAAGATACCAAGATTTTTTCATCAGTTTTTTTCACTCTTAGTTATATAATCTATTGCCAAATTTAGAGTTGATTTTATAGGATGTATTTTTGTAATAGCCATACTAATCACCAGAACTTTCTTTTGATTTATTAAGAAGCAGGGAATGGATCTGCCATATTTCTTTTGATAATTTTTCTATCTGCTTATTCATTGAGTCGAAATAATACAAGTTGTATTAGTTGCTTTTACAATCTGGTTTATATTATTTGTTGCATTTGAAAGTAGCCATTGTAGGTTTCTAAATGGTTCTAAATCTACAACATAAATCTCTTTTTCTAATACACATTTTCTAAGAAAATGAGACATAGTTTTGCAATTAGCAAGTTTCATTTTCTTTTCAAAGACTTCTTTCTCTTCCTTAGTTAGTTTTATTTATATTCTTTCATTTCTAAATCTATTTGCCATTTTTCCCACCTTTATAAAATATATTTTTGGGTCTTAGGGTTCTCCCTAACAAGGTAAAAATTAAAAAAATGGAGCATTCCGTTATAAGGTCTGCTCCATTAATTTTTTCGTAAGTGTCCGTACACCTACTGTGCTTGCTATTAAAGTTATAAGCATTAAACGTGTATTAAGTTATTATTAAAAATTTCTATTCCTGATATAGTTGATAGCAAATTAGCATCTCTATTTATATTTTTATGTTTCAAGTTATTTAGTATATATTGTCCGGTTTCTGGACTCCAATATATTTTTAATTTTTTCTTTGCTCTAGTAATTGCGGTATAGAAAATATTGTGTGTTATTCGTTCTTCGGAATCTTTAGTTATTATTATTTTTACAGAATCATATTCTAACCCTTGAGCTTTATGAATAGATATAGCATAAGAAACTTGAAATGGAACATTAGACATTGTATCGTCATCTTCATCTGTGTTATTTGCTTTTTCAACATTAAACGAAATAATAGAATTTCCTGATTTTGAAATTCCTTTAAGTTGGATGTTATATCCCAAAGCATCCAATTCATTTATTGAATATTCTAATTCTATATCAAAAGTTATTCCTTTATTGTCATAAGAAATATCTTTTATTATACCCTTTGCATTATTATGAATTAAAGGTGAGAATCTATTATTCTCATTGAAAAGTATTGGATCATTAACTTTATAAGAGTTCATTTCCCAAATAAAAGATTTATTAGGGTTTTGATTTTGTAAGAGTTTATTTATGTTGTTAATTCCATAAAGTCCATCATAATTTAAGCATAAAATTATTTCATCCATATATTGTTTTTTAAATATTGATTCATTTAAAATTTCAACATTTTCATTATCAATCATAGATTCAAGAATTTCAGGATTAATTTCACGAACATTATCCCAAACTTTTTTTAATTTATCGTTTGTAGTTCTATAAGAATTAGTTAAATTGAATAATATTTTATTAGGAACAAATTTGTTTATCAAATTGAACCAGTTTCCAAAACTTATTGATTCAATTTGATAAATGTCTCCTACTAAAACAAGCAATTTAAAATTCATATTTTCTAATATTTCAGCCATATTTAAATTACTAACTGTGCTGCATTCATCTATAAATAGTATATCACAGTTAATGCTATCTTTGAAATTGAGATATTTACTTATAGTCATAAATTCACAATTTTTAGTTGCAATTTTCCTTCTCATATTTTCAACGCCAGGATGAGTATTAGCTATAAAAACTTTATTTTTGTTTGACCAAAAATTAGAAATGTGTTTTATAAAGGTAGTTTTTCCTGTTCCTGCTGCTCCATAAATTATTGAAACACAAGATTGTGAAAACATATGTTTCAAAGCTTCTTTTTTATATTCATCGTCAATATTATAATTTTCTGTTTTTAGCCAAGATTCTACAGATTCCTGATATTGAACAACACCTTTTTTAGATAAGTTCTTAATTCGATTAATTATTTTAACAGAATCATCCAAATAACCAGAAATATATATATAATTTTTATACCGTTGTATACTTCTAGATTTATGTTTGTAATATAAAGAATTGTTATAATTTTTAATTAAAGATTCTATATTTTCAAATCCGCAAAGTTCTTCTATAGGTGTAAATAATTTACCATGAATTTCTGAATTGTTTTTTAATACTCTTGCAAGTAGTTCATGTTCATGGGAATCTAGAGGTATTGAATCATAAAGATCTTTAAGTTTAGGATTATGAAAAACCAAAGAAGAACAATATGGCATTTCATCAAACGGTATTGCTTTATAGTTTAAAAACAAGTTAGATAATTTCTCACATGAAGAATTATAAAGTTGTCTTTTAATTGTTTCGTTATTCATTCTATTAAGTAGATATAATAGGATATTAGCACCAGGATTTTTACTATTAACTATAGCTCTACACTTGTCAAATAAAGAAGAAAGGAGAGTTTTTTTAGAATTAAAAATTTTATTTGAATAAAAACTGTATTGTGCTTCATCCATACCTATAAATTCATTTAATGAAAAGTTGCTAGTAGTTAGAAATTGCATTAGATTTAAATATTCTGACGAATTGGTTTTTATTTTTAAATCTAAATTGAATATTTTAGCAAAATTATTTAATTCGCAAGGTCTTATAGATATTTCATAATTATCTATAATATAAATCGGCATTGTAGTATCAAGCATATTAATACTATCTTTATATAGAGATAATTTAACAGAATAGTTATCTGGAATATCTAAATTAGTAAAAGCAATGATTCGACTATATTTACTAGTATTTGAGTATGCAGTTACAAAAGTAACTTCATAATAAATTTTACAATCAATAAAAAATGGTTTTATTTTTTGTATATAGTATCTATCGTTATAAT comes from Sneathia sanguinegens and encodes:
- a CDS encoding ATP-dependent DNA helicase, with the protein product MNKIDKSISITCKSIDDNINIFSNDRGLLSQNILSQLRNLVEDIAIKVFSNGKDLDPKDYNGVRVKAINFIKSNNKYKFLSDFYKLLKISVSHYTNDKEASERLMLKYYKYIYEAKLFLKNNYNIDVINNLDKFPLNTDSSILEYYTKISKKINNKEYFNNKVNYNDRYYIQKIKPFFIDCKIYYEVTFVTAYSNTSKYSRIIAFTNLDIPDNYSVKLSLYKDSINMLDTTMPIYIIDNYEISIRPCELNNFAKIFNLDLKIKTNSSEYLNLMQFLTTSNFSLNEFIGMDEAQYSFYSNKIFNSKKTLLSSLFDKCRAIVNSKNPGANILLYLLNRMNNETIKRQLYNSSCEKLSNLFLNYKAIPFDEMPYCSSLVFHNPKLKDLYDSIPLDSHEHELLARVLKNNSEIHGKLFTPIEELCGFENIESLIKNYNNSLYYKHKSRSIQRYKNYIYISGYLDDSVKIINRIKNLSKKGVVQYQESVESWLKTENYNIDDEYKKEALKHMFSQSCVSIIYGAAGTGKTTFIKHISNFWSNKNKVFIANTHPGVENMRRKIATKNCEFMTISKYLNFKDSINCDILFIDECSTVSNLNMAEILENMNFKLLVLVGDIYQIESISFGNWFNLINKFVPNKILFNLTNSYRTTNDKLKKVWDNVREINPEILESMIDNENVEILNESIFKKQYMDEIILCLNYDGLYGINNINKLLQNQNPNKSFIWEMNSYKVNDPILFNENNRFSPLIHNNAKGIIKDISYDNKGITFDIELEYSINELDALGYNIQLKGISKSGNSIISFNVEKANNTDEDDDTMSNVPFQVSYAISIHKAQGLEYDSVKIIITKDSEERITHNIFYTAITRAKKKLKIYWSPETGQYILNNLKHKNINRDANLLSTISGIEIFNNNLIHV